Genomic window (Dolosigranulum savutiense):
GGCTTACCTCAAAGTCCAAGCCGTTATACACCATTTACCCAAATTGGCGGCATCAAAGAAGATATTTCCGATGGGTTAGCCCGAAAAGATAATGTATTATTCAGTATGTATCGTGAAGGTGCTATCTCAGAAGAAGAATATAATGAGGCTGTCGCATATGACTTAGCGGCAGACTTCCTACCACGTGAAGAAATCGAAGAAACAGAAGAAAGACGCTCATATGTTTATGATATTGCTGAAAAAGAAGCTCGGGATGTGATCATCAACCAACTTGTTGCTCAAAGTGAACATGAAGCTTCTGAAGTAAGTAATAATCAAGACCTCTACAATGAATTTTATGAACGGGCTGATTATTTACTACGTTCCGATGGGCTTAAAATCACAACAACTCTTGATAAACAAATCAATGATCGCTTACGTCAAGTTACCAATGATTATGTCGATTCATTAGGTTACGAACGGGAACTAGGTTGGACCGATGATGATGGGAATTATCATTCGGAGATTTTACCTATCCAAACAGGCTCTACTCTAGTTGAGAATGAGACCGGCCGAATATTAGGGTTTGTCGGTGGCCGTGATTATGAATATGATAATTTCAATATTGCTTTCCAATCCCGTCGTTCAAGTGGATCAACAATTAAACCACTGGCTGTTTTTGGACCTGCCTTAGCGGAACACATTATTACGCCAGAAACGATTATCCCTGATACACCACACTATGTTCCAAGTGGCCAGTCAACACACGAAGTAACCAATGCTGGCGGAGTAGCAACTAATGAATGGCTTTCTGCTCGAAATTGGCTCGCTCGTTCGCAAAACATTCCGACATCGAAAATCTACATGTCCATGCTCAATCAAGGTCTCTCAGCAGAACCTTATATGCGACGAATGGGAATTGGTGAATCAGCCATTCCATCTGAAGACTTCGGTAATGCTGCAACAGCTCTTGGTGGTTTACGTAACGGGATGACTGTCACTGAAATAACGGGTGCCTATGCAGCTATTGCTAATGGCGGTTACTTCAACAAACCACATGTCATCGAAAAAATTGAAAATGGCCGTGGTGAAGTTATCTATGAATTCCAACCTGAAAATGAACAAGTTTGGGATGAAGCAACGAACTACTTACTTATTCAAATGTTGAAGGAAGTCGTTAATAGCTCATACGGAACAGGTAATTACTTGACGGGTCTACTGAACTTTAGTACGAGCAATCTTATGTCTAAAACCGGAACATCCGATCAATATGCCGATCTCTGGTTTGTCGGATCTACACCAAAAATTTCATTCGGTAACTGGTTCGGTTATGAAAACCAGAACTTAAAAGTCGGCTTTGACTACGGACAACAGCCACACCATCGTAGTCAAATTATGTGGGCTCGTTATATGAATGCTATTTATGAAATCAGACCCGATCTAGTCGCGCCTGGCGATGAATTTTATTTCCCATCTGATCAAATCACCTCAGCAAATATTGTGGCTGAGACAGGAATGCAACCTGGAACTGTTGGACTTCCTAACGGTGGGACTGCTCGTGCTAGCGGTAATATTATTGCTAGATACTTTAGTGTTCAAAATGTCCCTGGGGTTACAACCTATGACTTTGCGCTAGGAGCAAGCAGTCAAGAACTTGCTAGTTTCTGGAGTCGCGGTAACCAACCAGCTGCTAGAGGGAACAATCGAAATAACACTTCAGAACAGCAACCGCAAAGCACACCAGACAATAGCACACAAGACGGTGCAACCAATGCAAATGAAAGTGGCCAAACTGAAGGAGGTGGCGGAGGAGCTATCCAAGACTTCTTAAACGGCCTCTTCAACCAAGGAGAAAATAATAATAATCAATAAATATACGCACATAAGACCCCAGTCTACCAACCAATATATTGGTTGGTAGACTGGGGTTTATTATTTATATTTCCCTTTTAAGGAGCAGGAGAATCTTCTGACATCGGTTTGTCTGCTAATAATTGAATTTGGTGTAAGCCAAATATTTCATGGTCTTTAGCTGTACCAGGTTTAGACCCATGTACGAAGGCCGATACCCGATTATTAACGATTGAGAGACTTGTAGTCCATAGTGCTGGAATTTCCGGTACTTCCTCGATACGGAAAGCTTGCCATTCTTTGAAGGCCTCTGTTCGGAAAGCATCATCAAAGGCTTCATCTGATTGAATCTTATCGAGAAGTGCCGTATGTTCTTCACTTGCATAACGTGGGTAATTGAACGCTGAATTCGGTGCATGGAAATCGTGTGGTGTCGGATCATGACCAATATTCCATCCTGCTGAATAGACATCAATTCCCTCAGCATCTTGTTCCAGATCATCGAATAACGCATTAATTTCTTTTAAGCTATATTCAACATTTAAGCCAATACTTGCCCAAGCTTGTTGATAGTATAGTGCAATCTCTTCAGCAATATCTGGCCCCGCTCCAGTGGTAAAGTGAATAGTTAATGGATTGCCATCCTTATCTAATCGGTAATCTTCCCCTTCTGGCCATTCATAACCTGCTTCATCTAGGAGCTGATTAGCCTTATCTGGATCATGTGGATAGCCTTCCAACTCATCATTAAAGTATTTATCAAATGTTGGTGGAATATGTGAGGTTGCTCGATGTCGCAGACCGCTGTAGAATTGTTCAGATAACGTCTCCAGATCTAAGGCATACGCCATAGCTTGACGTAGATTTTTGTCCGACATTTTTGCCTCTGGATCATATTCAACTTGCCCCTCTTCACTATTCCACTTCCCAAGCTTAAAGCCAATATATGAATAGTTAGCATTTAAATGACCCACTAGTTGATACCCAGGAATACCGTCTTTATAGTTTTCAAACTTATCAGTTGGTAAGCCAGTAATCCAGTCGTACTCTGCATTGTGTAAACTTGAAATAACACTTGATGTTGGTACACGTTTTAAGATAATACTATCAATTTTAGGAGCTCCTAAGTGATAATCTACGAATGCTTCATATTCAACTGCGGTATCGGAAATATTTTTCACTTTAAATGGTCCAAATCCAATTGGTTTTACACGTACTTCATCAGCCTGTTCTAATTCCCCTACTGGAATATCTTCAAGATAGTGCCGTGGAATTGGTGACTGCCAAATTCCACCTCCCGATGAGTACATATTAGGCTTAAACTCGTGATATTTAATCGTTACACTCATCTCATCTTCGGATAATGTCATTCCTTCGATTGTATCCGTTTCGCCATTACGATATTCTTCCATTCCAACGACATTTTTCATGGTATCACCATAACGTACCCCCGTATAGTCTGGATGTCCAATAACTTCATATGCAAATACTAAATCATCTGCTGTTAATGGCTCACCATCGTGCCATTTAACTCCCTCTTTCACCGTAATGGTCACTTCATTTGCATCTTCATTGTATTCAATATCAGCAGCTGCACCATATTCTTCTCCACCGACAAGTTTATAGTCTTCATCACCGGTTAAGAATGTCCCTTCAATCGGTCCCATTAATGCGGCATCCGTATCAATAGTCCATAGTACCGGATTAAGTATGCCTGTCCAAGCTGAATCAGCGATCAACCCAATATTAAGTGTTCCGCCTTCAATCGGATCTCCTTCATTAATGACATGATCCCCATATCCTAATGAATAATCTCCTGTATCAATCGGTTGATTGCCTACCTCTATAGTTTCCTCCGGCGTAGTTCCAGTATCTCCATTTCCCCCACAAGCAACTAATACAATCGACATTAGGGCTGCTGTTGCTAATAGATTATATTTTTTCTTCCAGAACATTATATTTCCTCCTTAAGCCTGTCCTTTCTCCCAACAGCTACTGCGCTCTCAGTTGCAAATCACCACTTTTCTCTGTTTGATTATTTCAATGTTAAACTTTGAGCATTTCAAGCGAAAAAATACACCAACGAAAGTAATGCTATCCCTATATTTTTAACCGCTTACATTTTATGAAACAAATAAGCTGAATCATTTATCTATAGTTATAATAAATAACATTGGAAAACGTTTATCTCCACCTCCTTCTTTTCTCCAATGTTATCATTTATAATATATTTTTGCAAGCGTTTTATCCGTTTTATCTACTGTTTATTTTGTCGTTCCTTTATTATCAATATGATATGGTAAAACAACATGCTTATCACTAATATCGTCTTCTTTGTTCATTAATTTTGTCAATAAACGCATTGCTACGGCACCGATATCATATAACGGTTGAACTACAGTTGATAATTCTGGACGAGAAAGTTTAGCTAATTTTGAGTTGTTCGATGTAACAATTTCAAAATCTTCTGGTACTTTAAGTCCGTTATTAATCGCAACATTCAAAAACCCAATAGCTAATTCATCGTCAGAAAAAATGGCTGCCGTAGCGTCCAGATCAGCTAATTGATCATAGACAGCTTGACCATTTTTGTATGAGTTTGCTTCTTGAATCACATAATCTTCATTATAACTTAAGCCGTTTTCTTCTAAGGCTTCGCGGTAAGCTGCTAGACGCAAGGCATCATTGACATTTGAATCGTCTGATTTGTATACGAAGGCAATATTTTTATTCCCATTTTTAACAAGCAAGTCCACACTTTGCTTCAATGCTTTTCCGTAATCAATGTTGACACTTGCTAACTCCTTCTGTGGGTCAACCGTTCCAGCTAAAACAACCGGTGTGCGAGATCGTTCAAATTCATCTCTCAGTTCATCGGTAATTTTTGTTCCCATGTAAATAACACCGTCTACTTGCTTCGCCAACAAAGTGTTTAGAACTTTTAGCTCTTTTTGTTCATTCTCATCGGAGTTCGCTAAAATGATGTTATATTTGTACATAGTTGCGATATCATCAATTCCTCGTGCTAATGCAGAGTAGTATAAGTTGGTGACATCTGGAATAAGTACCCCTACTGTCGTTGTTTTCTTACTTGCTAATCCTCGTGCGACTGCATTTGGACGGTAATTCAGTTCATCGATCACCGCAAAAACTTTCTTTCGAGTGGATGGTTTAACGTTAGGGTTGCCATTCACAACTCGTGAGACAGTGGCCATTGATACACCAGCTTCACGTGCAACATCATAAATTGTTACTGTTTGTTTTTCCATAAAACATTCCTCAATTCTATAAATTATTTACAATCCTAATTTAGCAGATAATGAAAGAGATTTCAACACATTTCGCTTAAAAATGAAAAAATTTTCAGAAATCGCTTTAGCCTGCTTCACTTCCTTTACTTATTCATGATACAATATATTTAATAAGAAAGTGAGTTGATAAAATGACCCCATTAGAAACATTACAAGACTATTTATTAACCGAACAAATCGATCTAGCAATTATTAATAATCCTGCTTCAATTGCCTATTTTACAGGCTTTATAAGTGAACCCCATGAACGAATTTTACTCTTATTCGTAACACCAGCTGAGGTCTATCTGTTCACTCCTATGTTAGATAAAGCTGAGGCCGAGGTTGCCAGCGGATTGAGCGTATATGGATATGAAGATGCAGATAATCCTTGGCAAATAATTGATAAAACAATTTTGTCTTCCTTAGCCTCGCTTAATTCTGTTGCTATCCAAGAAGATTCACTAACCGTTGCATGGCTGCATGCCTTAACCCCGTTCCTCAATCATGCAAGTTTAACTGACATCAGTGACACATTAGACCAGATCAAACGCTTAAAAACATCGGAAGAAATTCAAAAATTACATGAATCTGGTCAACTGGCTGATGAAGCAATTAAGGTCGGTATTGAGAGCCTACGAGTGGGTATTAGCGAAGAAGAAGTCGTTGCGATCATTGAATTCGAGATGAAAAAACGTGGTGTATCAAAAATGAGCTTCCCAACAATAGTCTTATTCGGTGATCATGCCGCCAGCCCCCACGGTACCCCTGGCAAGCGTCAACTTCAACCTAATGAGCTAGTCTTATTTGATTTAGGTGTTATCTACAATGGATATGCCAGTGATATGACACGAACGGTTTGTTTCGGCGATGTATCAGACAAAATCAAATCTATCTATCAAATTGTTTTAGAGGCGCAAGAAACTGCTCAGAAGTCAGCCTCACCTGGCATGACAGCGCACGAATTAGATCAGATCGCACGCGATATTATTGAAAAAGCCGGTTATGGTGAATATTTCATGCATCGCCTCGGTCATGGCATCGGTCAAAGTGTCCACGAATATCCCAACATTCGGCCTGGCAATGATTTACCATTAGATGAGGATATGTGCTTCTCCATTGAACCAGGGATCTATATTCCTGATTACGTCGGGATTCGGATAGAAGACTGTGTACACTTAACTGACCATGGCACTGAATCTTTCACCCATCATCCTAAAGAACTTCAAATAATTCCTATCAATAACTAATTAACATGTGTCTACTTTACTCACTCAACCCAA
Coding sequences:
- a CDS encoding transglycosylase domain-containing protein, with the protein product MSGNRYKKWTFKQILEEFYYYFDIVYRVVKSLLLILIVIIAIGGAFVGGAGLGYFVSLVDEDIPTVEKLSEEINEYSSTSSAYYADGTLISELRSDLSRTPIEYEDMSEKVVQAIISVEDEYFYEHQGIVPKAIFRALLQDLLGASQSTGGSTLTQQVIKQQLLTNEVTHERKVNEMLLALRLEKHFSKEEILESYLNVSPFGRNNRGENIAGLYEAAHGIFGVEPADLNLPQAAFIAGLPQSPSRYTPFTQIGGIKEDISDGLARKDNVLFSMYREGAISEEEYNEAVAYDLAADFLPREEIEETEERRSYVYDIAEKEARDVIINQLVAQSEHEASEVSNNQDLYNEFYERADYLLRSDGLKITTTLDKQINDRLRQVTNDYVDSLGYERELGWTDDDGNYHSEILPIQTGSTLVENETGRILGFVGGRDYEYDNFNIAFQSRRSSGSTIKPLAVFGPALAEHIITPETIIPDTPHYVPSGQSTHEVTNAGGVATNEWLSARNWLARSQNIPTSKIYMSMLNQGLSAEPYMRRMGIGESAIPSEDFGNAATALGGLRNGMTVTEITGAYAAIANGGYFNKPHVIEKIENGRGEVIYEFQPENEQVWDEATNYLLIQMLKEVVNSSYGTGNYLTGLLNFSTSNLMSKTGTSDQYADLWFVGSTPKISFGNWFGYENQNLKVGFDYGQQPHHRSQIMWARYMNAIYEIRPDLVAPGDEFYFPSDQITSANIVAETGMQPGTVGLPNGGTARASGNIIARYFSVQNVPGVTTYDFALGASSQELASFWSRGNQPAARGNNRNNTSEQQPQSTPDNSTQDGATNANESGQTEGGGGGAIQDFLNGLFNQGENNNNQ
- a CDS encoding ABC transporter substrate-binding protein, which codes for MFWKKKYNLLATAALMSIVLVACGGNGDTGTTPEETIEVGNQPIDTGDYSLGYGDHVINEGDPIEGGTLNIGLIADSAWTGILNPVLWTIDTDAALMGPIEGTFLTGDEDYKLVGGEEYGAAADIEYNEDANEVTITVKEGVKWHDGEPLTADDLVFAYEVIGHPDYTGVRYGDTMKNVVGMEEYRNGETDTIEGMTLSEDEMSVTIKYHEFKPNMYSSGGGIWQSPIPRHYLEDIPVGELEQADEVRVKPIGFGPFKVKNISDTAVEYEAFVDYHLGAPKIDSIILKRVPTSSVISSLHNAEYDWITGLPTDKFENYKDGIPGYQLVGHLNANYSYIGFKLGKWNSEEGQVEYDPEAKMSDKNLRQAMAYALDLETLSEQFYSGLRHRATSHIPPTFDKYFNDELEGYPHDPDKANQLLDEAGYEWPEGEDYRLDKDGNPLTIHFTTGAGPDIAEEIALYYQQAWASIGLNVEYSLKEINALFDDLEQDAEGIDVYSAGWNIGHDPTPHDFHAPNSAFNYPRYASEEHTALLDKIQSDEAFDDAFRTEAFKEWQAFRIEEVPEIPALWTTSLSIVNNRVSAFVHGSKPGTAKDHEIFGLHQIQLLADKPMSEDSPAP
- the ccpA gene encoding catabolite control protein A; amino-acid sequence: MEKQTVTIYDVAREAGVSMATVSRVVNGNPNVKPSTRKKVFAVIDELNYRPNAVARGLASKKTTTVGVLIPDVTNLYYSALARGIDDIATMYKYNIILANSDENEQKELKVLNTLLAKQVDGVIYMGTKITDELRDEFERSRTPVVLAGTVDPQKELASVNIDYGKALKQSVDLLVKNGNKNIAFVYKSDDSNVNDALRLAAYREALEENGLSYNEDYVIQEANSYKNGQAVYDQLADLDATAAIFSDDELAIGFLNVAINNGLKVPEDFEIVTSNNSKLAKLSRPELSTVVQPLYDIGAVAMRLLTKLMNKEDDISDKHVVLPYHIDNKGTTK
- a CDS encoding Xaa-Pro peptidase family protein, which translates into the protein MTPLETLQDYLLTEQIDLAIINNPASIAYFTGFISEPHERILLLFVTPAEVYLFTPMLDKAEAEVASGLSVYGYEDADNPWQIIDKTILSSLASLNSVAIQEDSLTVAWLHALTPFLNHASLTDISDTLDQIKRLKTSEEIQKLHESGQLADEAIKVGIESLRVGISEEEVVAIIEFEMKKRGVSKMSFPTIVLFGDHAASPHGTPGKRQLQPNELVLFDLGVIYNGYASDMTRTVCFGDVSDKIKSIYQIVLEAQETAQKSASPGMTAHELDQIARDIIEKAGYGEYFMHRLGHGIGQSVHEYPNIRPGNDLPLDEDMCFSIEPGIYIPDYVGIRIEDCVHLTDHGTESFTHHPKELQIIPINN